One Gemmatimonadaceae bacterium genomic window, GTTGGAGGGGATCCTGGCGCCCGCGGGCGCACGCAGCGCCACGGTGACGGTCGTCCGGACGCCTGCCACGGTGGATGCGCGCGACGTGGTGGACGCGGTCGCGAAGCGCGGCCTCACGCTCGGCGGTGGCTACGGCAAGCTCGCGGCGAACACCTTCCGCATCGGCCACATGGGCGATCACACCGTCGAGACGGTGTCGCGCCTGCTCGACGTGATCACCGAGGTGCTCGCGGCGAAGTAGGGCGAGGGCCGCGCGCGGCGGCCTTCGCCATTTGCACACCAAGCGTCGCGCTCCACGCGTCGCGCGTCGCGCTCAGTCCGCGGACGGCGCCTCGCGCGCGATTTGCACCGGCGATATCACCACGTCCGATCGGCCCGGCGCGAGCAGCTGCGCCACGGTTTCCTGGCGATGCGCGAAGATCCGGCGCAGCGTGCGGTGCACGAAGGGCGCCGCGACGTCACCGAGCGGCGCGAACGGCAGCCGGAAGCGCACATGGTCGTCAATGCGCGTGCCGCCGGGAACGGCAACGCAGCGGTGCTCGTGCACCCATTCCGCGTACGGTCCTTTCACCTGCTCGTCAATGAACCGGTGCGGGGGCTCCCAGGCGCTGATCAGCGTGCGCCACCGCATCGGCAGTCCGTGCAGCCCGATCGTGTAGTCAATCAGCGCGCCCGCACGCATGGCCACCGGCATCGGCGTCCGGATCTCGAACCGAAGCTCCGGCGGCGTGATGCGCCCCAGATTCGACGCGTCGGCGAAGAACGCGAAGGTCTCGTCGAGCGTCCGCGGGACGGTCAGGGAGGTGGTGAGGTGCCAGGCGCGAGAGGTCATTCAAGCCGGAAACCGTTTCGGGGGGAGTTGCGTTGACAAGCCAGAGGCAGTTGGGTTCTTGTTGAACGCCCGACTTCGCCGCCGCAGTTCCCGTCCTCACTGGAACCATCCTCGTGCACGATTCCTCCACCCGTCCCACTGACATGCTGCCGGTGCGCCTCGTCGCGGAGCGCACGGGGCTGTCGCCGGATGTGCTGCGGGCGTGGGAGCGGCGCTACGGCGTGGTGACTCCCGGGCGCTCGCCGGGCGGGCAGCGCTGGTACACCGAGCGCGACGTCGCGCGCCTGCGGCTCCTCGCCCGCGCGGTCGCGGCGGGTCGCAACATCGCGTCGGTGGCATCGCTCAGCGATGAGGCCCTAGCGCAGCTGGTGCGCAACGAGGAGGCGGCGACGCTCGCGCGACAGACGCCGCACGCCTTCGCCGCCCAGCCGTATCTCGCCGACGCGATCGCCGCGGTGGAGGGGCTCGACGGCACCGCGCTCGAGGCGACGCTGCGCCAGGCCACCCTGCGCCTCTCGATGGACGAACTGCTCGACGGAGTCATTGCGCCGCTCGTCCGGAACACGGGCGATCGCTGGCACGGCGGCACGCTCACCCCGGCGCACGAGCATCTTGCCACCGCGGCCGTGCGCCGCCTCCTCGGCTGGCTCACCGACCAGTACGCGGCCGCCGCCGACGCCCCGGCCGTCCTCGTCACCACGCCAGCGGGTCAGCTCCACGAGCTGGGCGCCGCGCTGGCGGCCGCCACCGCGGCGGCCGCTGGTTGGCGCGTCGTCTACCTCGGCCCCAATCTCCCGGCCCACGTGATCGCCGAGGCGAGCAGCATCAGCAACGTGCGCGCCGTCGCGCTCAGCGTGGTCTTCCCGGCAGATGACGCGCAGCTCGACGCGGAACTTCGCGCGCTGCGCACGCAACTGCCCAGCGACGTG contains:
- a CDS encoding SRPBCC family protein, yielding MTSRAWHLTTSLTVPRTLDETFAFFADASNLGRITPPELRFEIRTPMPVAMRAGALIDYTIGLHGLPMRWRTLISAWEPPHRFIDEQVKGPYAEWVHEHRCVAVPGGTRIDDHVRFRLPFAPLGDVAAPFVHRTLRRIFAHRQETVAQLLAPGRSDVVISPVQIAREAPSAD
- a CDS encoding MerR family transcriptional regulator, which gives rise to MLPVRLVAERTGLSPDVLRAWERRYGVVTPGRSPGGQRWYTERDVARLRLLARAVAAGRNIASVASLSDEALAQLVRNEEAATLARQTPHAFAAQPYLADAIAAVEGLDGTALEATLRQATLRLSMDELLDGVIAPLVRNTGDRWHGGTLTPAHEHLATAAVRRLLGWLTDQYAAAADAPAVLVTTPAGQLHELGAALAAATAAAAGWRVVYLGPNLPAHVIAEASSISNVRAVALSVVFPADDAQLDAELRALRTQLPSDVQIVVGGGAVLAYRPILDAIGATVVTDLPSLRRWLVQLSAN